A section of the Petrimonas sulfuriphila genome encodes:
- a CDS encoding TerC family protein: MEVSASFWIGFIILVVILLSLDMFVFNKKGTVIDVKKALWLSLFWISLALVFNAGVYVVFGKESALEFLTAYLIEESLSIDNLFVFIIIFTAFKIKPEHQHSVLFWGILGAIVFRAVFIFAGVALIERFAWIMYVFGAFLLFTGAKMVADEFRVLDHEKEKEKKDPNNNGLVKIFKRVMPVTDDMSEPTFFKKIDKRLYATPFFLALLVIEFTDLIFAIDSIPAVLSVSTNTFIVYTSNIFAILGLRSLYFALRGIMDLFYYLKYALSGILIFIGFKMIINHYAHTVAWDFHISNVASLLAIASFLLISIAASLVRSRVVKQAVVREPVTVREIVDKMGRDNEILEN, encoded by the coding sequence ATGGAAGTAAGTGCTTCTTTTTGGATAGGTTTTATCATCCTTGTGGTGATTCTCCTGTCGCTTGATATGTTTGTTTTTAATAAGAAAGGTACGGTTATCGATGTGAAAAAAGCGTTGTGGCTCAGCCTTTTCTGGATTTCACTTGCCTTGGTCTTCAACGCGGGAGTTTACGTTGTCTTCGGCAAGGAAAGCGCCCTTGAGTTTCTTACGGCTTATCTTATCGAGGAGTCGCTGAGCATTGATAACTTATTTGTTTTTATCATCATTTTTACGGCTTTCAAGATTAAACCCGAGCATCAGCACAGTGTTTTATTCTGGGGAATTTTGGGAGCGATTGTTTTTCGGGCGGTCTTTATTTTTGCCGGTGTGGCCCTGATTGAACGATTTGCCTGGATCATGTATGTGTTCGGTGCATTCCTGTTGTTCACCGGTGCCAAGATGGTGGCAGATGAGTTCAGGGTGTTGGATCACGAAAAGGAAAAAGAGAAGAAAGATCCGAACAACAACGGGTTGGTGAAAATTTTCAAAAGGGTTATGCCGGTAACCGATGATATGTCGGAGCCAACATTTTTCAAAAAAATCGATAAAAGACTATACGCCACCCCTTTCTTTCTGGCATTGCTCGTTATAGAGTTTACCGATCTTATTTTTGCCATAGACTCCATTCCGGCAGTGCTCTCGGTTTCGACCAATACGTTTATTGTTTACACGTCGAATATTTTTGCGATCCTGGGACTTCGGTCGCTCTATTTCGCATTGCGGGGCATCATGGATTTGTTTTATTACCTGAAGTATGCGTTGAGCGGAATTTTGATCTTCATCGGTTTTAAAATGATCATCAATCATTATGCCCATACTGTTGCGTGGGATTTTCATATTTCCAACGTTGCGTCGCTGCTTGCTATTGCCTCGTTTTTACTCATCTCAATTGCGGCATCCCTTGTCAGGAGCCGCGTCGTAAAGCAGGCGGTGGTAAGAGAGCCTGTAACTGTCCGGGAAATTGTAGATAAAATGGGCCGCGACAACGAGATTTTGGAAAATTAA
- a CDS encoding ABC transporter ATP-binding protein translates to MLRFLKFLTDISRGHRKALMVITLIGILSVAVSLSFVWALKLVIDVASGDAGGSLLHYSLILVLLTLFRVLLNVVDVRYVNMTEVRVGNSIRQKVFANLLYTRWTEASSLHSGDVLTRMIKDTDDIIKTLISALPMLITATLQLGGAFLILLLMDPLLALVLGIAMPVLLLFSKPYYVKMRDYSRQIKESESFITSMMEENLLNQLVVRAYERQEDELDRLGDLQRELQRKVEKKTTVSAWARFVSGLAFSGGYITAFIWGAWGIAGKTVTFGTVTAYLQLVNQIQRPLYDLMRLFPTLISAQAASERLSFLKKLESEEIGEKQFLAGRVSLRVEDITYAYGDESRPVISGFSLEAGPGEMVAVMGETGTGKTTLIRLILALIEPQKGSISIRNEEREVKASPSTRSNFVYVPQGNTLFSGTIRSNLLIGNPDAGEEMLVDALGVASAGFVLELPEGLDTVLGMGGSGVSEGQAQRIAIARSLLRPGGILLLDEATSALDIETEKTFLTNLKKHIGSRTVLFITHHAEVARYCDRIYRI, encoded by the coding sequence ATGTTACGTTTTCTGAAGTTTCTGACCGATATCTCCCGGGGCCATCGTAAAGCGCTGATGGTGATAACGCTTATTGGGATATTAAGCGTGGCCGTGTCGCTGAGTTTCGTATGGGCCCTGAAGCTGGTTATTGATGTGGCGTCGGGAGATGCCGGGGGCTCGCTGTTGCACTATTCACTGATTCTCGTCCTGCTTACGTTGTTCAGGGTGTTGCTGAACGTGGTGGATGTGCGCTACGTGAACATGACCGAGGTGAGGGTCGGAAATTCCATCCGTCAAAAAGTTTTCGCAAACCTGCTTTACACGAGGTGGACCGAGGCCAGCTCACTGCACAGCGGCGATGTGCTGACCCGAATGATCAAGGACACGGACGATATCATAAAAACATTGATATCTGCGCTTCCCATGTTGATAACGGCCACCCTGCAGTTGGGTGGGGCATTTCTGATTCTGCTGTTGATGGATCCGCTGCTGGCCCTTGTCCTGGGTATTGCCATGCCGGTTTTGCTTCTATTCAGCAAACCCTATTACGTGAAGATGAGGGATTACAGCCGGCAGATAAAAGAAAGCGAAAGTTTCATCACTTCCATGATGGAAGAAAACCTGCTGAATCAGCTGGTGGTGCGGGCGTACGAAAGGCAGGAGGATGAGTTGGACAGACTGGGAGACCTCCAGCGGGAACTGCAGCGCAAGGTGGAGAAAAAAACCACGGTATCGGCCTGGGCGCGCTTTGTCTCGGGATTGGCTTTCAGCGGCGGTTACATCACCGCATTTATCTGGGGAGCCTGGGGAATTGCCGGCAAAACGGTTACGTTTGGCACTGTTACGGCTTACTTGCAGTTGGTCAACCAGATACAGCGTCCGCTGTACGATCTGATGCGCCTGTTCCCGACCCTGATTTCTGCCCAGGCGGCCAGTGAACGGCTGTCGTTCCTGAAAAAGCTGGAGAGCGAGGAGATTGGGGAAAAACAATTCCTGGCAGGCCGTGTCTCGTTGCGCGTAGAGGACATCACGTACGCCTACGGAGACGAAAGCCGGCCGGTCATTTCCGGCTTTTCGCTGGAAGCCGGACCTGGAGAAATGGTTGCGGTCATGGGAGAAACCGGTACGGGGAAGACCACGCTGATCCGGCTTATACTTGCCTTGATCGAGCCGCAGAAAGGATCGATCTCGATAAGGAATGAAGAGAGGGAGGTGAAAGCATCCCCGTCGACGCGGTCGAACTTTGTGTACGTCCCGCAAGGCAACACACTGTTCAGCGGCACCATCCGGAGCAACCTGCTGATAGGAAACCCGGATGCCGGAGAGGAGATGCTCGTAGACGCGCTCGGGGTGGCTTCCGCGGGTTTTGTCCTGGAGCTGCCCGAAGGACTGGATACGGTTCTTGGTATGGGCGGTTCGGGGGTTTCCGAAGGCCAGGCTCAACGGATTGCCATTGCACGTTCGTTGCTTCGCCCCGGAGGGATCCTGCTGTTGGATGAAGCCACATCGGCCCTGGATATTGAGACCGAAAAAACGTTCCTGACCAACCTGAAAAAACACATTGGCAGTAGGACGGTGCTGTTCATCACCCACCATGCGGAAGTAGCCCGGTATTGCGATCGCATTTACAGGATTTAA
- a CDS encoding PqqD family protein produces the protein MKIKENIRIKQIGDESILVSHDGENMNYTRVISLNESAEFLIAGSFGVDFTVQDWAERLTGRYGIDKTQAVADAQVLADKLMKAGVIYE, from the coding sequence ATGAAGATAAAAGAGAACATCAGAATCAAACAGATAGGGGATGAGTCCATCCTGGTTTCCCACGACGGGGAGAACATGAACTACACCCGCGTAATATCGCTCAACGAATCCGCGGAATTTCTGATAGCCGGGAGCTTCGGTGTGGACTTTACCGTTCAGGACTGGGCGGAAAGGCTGACGGGGAGATACGGTATCGACAAAACACAGGCCGTGGCTGATGCTCAGGTACTGGCCGATAAACTGATGAAAGCCGGTGTGATCTATGAATGA
- a CDS encoding DUF3098 domain-containing protein: protein MSHKNLAFHKINLIICGVAVLVIIAGFLLMSGPATTFDGFEPDIFSARRIKVAPLVCLAGFVLMIVGILFPAKDRKKEEIK from the coding sequence ATGTCTCACAAAAATCTTGCTTTCCATAAAATAAACCTCATCATTTGCGGGGTTGCCGTGCTTGTTATCATCGCTGGTTTTCTGCTGATGAGCGGCCCTGCAACAACTTTTGACGGTTTTGAACCCGATATTTTCAGTGCGCGACGCATCAAAGTAGCCCCACTTGTTTGTCTGGCCGGCTTTGTGCTGATGATTGTCGGAATTTTATTTCCGGCAAAGGACAGGAAGAAGGAAGAAATAAAATAA
- a CDS encoding HD domain-containing protein, which yields MDISREEIQDFLDRNIFKLISEVADRMQLDCYVIGGYVRDFFLYRPSKDIDIVAVGRGIALAEAVASALGPRTKLSVFKNFGTAQLKYKDFEIEFVGARKESYTHDSRNPVVEDGSLEDDQKRRDFTINAMAFCLNKNRFGELLDPFNGLQDLQDLIIRTPLDPDITFSDDPLRMMRAVRFASQLGFDIFPETFDAVARNKERIKIISKERIADELNKIILSPKPSVGFVLLEKTGLLEIIFPELVALKGAETKEGVGHKDNFYHTLAVLDNISLKTDNLWLRWSALLHDIAKPVTKRWDNKLGWTFHNHNYVGEKMVPRIFSRMKLPLNEKMKYTQKMVSMHMRPMQLVEEEVTDSAVRRLLFDAGDDIDDLMILCEADITSKNAEKVRRHLQNFRIVRRKLTEIEEKDRVRNFQPPIDGNEIMEIFGLEQGREVGELKSFIKEAILEGEIPNERQAAYDFLIRKAKETGLEPIKKTKS from the coding sequence ATGGATATTTCTCGCGAAGAGATACAGGATTTTCTAGACAGAAACATCTTTAAACTTATTTCAGAAGTGGCCGACCGGATGCAGCTCGATTGCTACGTCATCGGCGGTTACGTTCGTGATTTTTTTTTGTACCGTCCTTCAAAAGACATAGATATTGTCGCCGTTGGCAGGGGAATTGCCTTGGCCGAAGCCGTCGCTTCAGCGTTGGGGCCACGCACGAAGTTGTCGGTTTTTAAAAATTTCGGTACGGCACAACTGAAATACAAGGATTTTGAAATCGAGTTTGTCGGCGCCCGCAAAGAGTCTTACACCCACGATTCCCGAAATCCCGTCGTGGAGGACGGTTCGCTGGAAGATGACCAGAAACGCCGCGACTTCACGATCAATGCAATGGCTTTCTGCCTGAATAAAAACCGTTTCGGCGAATTGCTGGATCCGTTTAACGGACTGCAGGACCTGCAGGACTTGATTATCCGCACGCCCCTCGATCCCGATATCACGTTCAGTGACGATCCGTTGCGGATGATGCGGGCCGTGAGGTTTGCCTCGCAGCTGGGATTCGACATTTTCCCCGAAACGTTTGATGCGGTTGCCCGGAATAAGGAACGCATAAAAATCATATCCAAGGAACGCATTGCGGATGAGCTGAACAAGATCATTCTTTCCCCCAAACCGTCTGTCGGCTTTGTTTTGCTCGAGAAGACCGGCTTGTTGGAGATCATTTTCCCCGAACTGGTTGCGCTTAAGGGGGCCGAAACCAAGGAAGGGGTGGGGCACAAGGACAATTTTTACCACACGCTTGCCGTTCTCGATAACATCTCGTTAAAGACGGACAACCTCTGGCTGCGCTGGTCGGCTTTGCTGCACGATATTGCCAAGCCGGTTACCAAACGCTGGGACAATAAGCTGGGCTGGACATTTCACAACCACAACTATGTGGGTGAAAAGATGGTGCCCAGGATCTTCAGCCGCATGAAATTGCCGTTGAACGAAAAGATGAAATACACACAGAAAATGGTGTCGATGCATATGCGCCCGATGCAGCTGGTGGAGGAGGAGGTGACGGATTCTGCCGTTCGGCGTCTGTTGTTTGATGCCGGTGACGATATAGACGATCTGATGATCCTTTGCGAAGCCGACATCACATCGAAAAACGCCGAGAAAGTACGGCGGCACCTCCAGAATTTTAGAATCGTCCGCAGAAAGCTTACGGAGATTGAAGAAAAGGACCGTGTGCGAAATTTCCAGCCCCCGATTGACGGTAACGAGATCATGGAGATCTTCGGTTTGGAGCAGGGACGGGAGGTAGGTGAGCTGAAATCATTTATCAAGGAAGCCATTCTGGAGGGAGAGATTCCCAACGAACGCCAGGCGGCCTATGACTTCCTGATCCGAAAAGCAAAAGAAACCGGGTTGGAACCGATAAAAAAAACCAAATCATGA
- a CDS encoding nucleotidyltransferase family protein, which translates to MNEPVVSLFLELLRSAIWNRSADEDLFRHVGSTVWEEVISLAESQRVNALLYDGIMTLPTALRPGKKEVYTLFLQAEAIEKLNKGLNDELGNLAMEYGKIGCPFVLLKGQVNAILYPRPEHRAPGDIDLFLYRKGDYEKANEWAKKKGCRIDAENIHHQSYEINGIHVENHKNICYFGIRKYDGLLEEKVQEIIRNHRFIELEIDSLKVSVLPVEFNAFFLFYHLFHHFIHLGVGVRQFCDWVLFMHTHSPQMDKEALTGLARQFDLLNAMEVFASAAVRYLGADPGVFPFTTDTEGKFVDVVMDDVLRGGNFGFSTFRNKSFRGKWDAKWHRFTYSVARTKKISGIAPRHINPLPVTKITTNLKLLFKK; encoded by the coding sequence ATGAATGAACCGGTTGTTTCTCTTTTCCTGGAGTTGCTCCGCTCCGCCATCTGGAACAGGTCGGCCGACGAAGACCTGTTCCGGCATGTTGGCTCTACGGTTTGGGAAGAGGTGATCAGCCTGGCGGAATCCCAACGGGTGAATGCCTTGTTGTACGACGGAATCATGACGTTGCCTACAGCCCTTCGGCCGGGGAAAAAGGAGGTGTACACGCTTTTTTTGCAGGCTGAAGCTATTGAGAAACTGAACAAAGGGCTGAACGACGAACTGGGGAACCTTGCGATGGAATACGGGAAGATAGGTTGCCCCTTTGTGCTGTTAAAAGGACAGGTCAACGCTATCCTTTATCCCAGGCCGGAGCATCGTGCTCCTGGCGATATTGACCTGTTTCTTTATCGGAAGGGAGATTACGAAAAAGCGAACGAATGGGCCAAAAAAAAAGGATGCCGGATAGATGCGGAAAATATCCATCATCAATCCTATGAAATCAACGGTATTCATGTTGAAAACCACAAAAACATCTGCTACTTCGGGATTAGGAAATACGACGGACTGCTGGAAGAAAAGGTGCAGGAAATTATACGGAACCATCGCTTTATCGAGCTGGAAATCGATAGCTTGAAAGTGAGTGTCTTGCCCGTTGAGTTCAATGCTTTTTTTCTCTTTTATCACCTCTTTCATCATTTTATCCACCTGGGTGTCGGTGTCCGTCAGTTTTGCGATTGGGTACTGTTCATGCATACCCACTCACCGCAAATGGATAAAGAGGCGCTTACAGGCCTGGCGAGGCAGTTCGATTTGTTAAACGCCATGGAGGTATTCGCATCGGCAGCCGTAAGGTACCTGGGTGCAGATCCGGGTGTTTTCCCGTTTACTACCGATACGGAAGGAAAATTTGTGGATGTGGTGATGGATGACGTGTTGAGGGGAGGTAATTTCGGGTTTTCTACCTTCAGGAACAAGTCTTTCCGGGGGAAATGGGATGCAAAATGGCACAGGTTCACCTATTCGGTAGCGAGAACGAAAAAAATATCCGGTATTGCTCCCCGGCACATAAACCCTTTGCCGGTAACTAAAATAACAACCAACCTGAAACTGCTGTTCAAAAAATAG
- a CDS encoding SGNH/GDSL hydrolase family protein has product MKSIIFIVSLLCAVALPAQTQWHDPLKEEANVIQNQGWTHEIGKTYQRLPDRAAKKVRKPVWSLSENSAGLAIHFYTNAEKIEVRYGVTGSHAMPHMPATGKSGVDLYAMDSDGKWRVATDKFSFGDTVTYTFNNLSQSRYHKHGFEYRLFLPLYNSVKWMEIGVPDSAEFKFVPVLREKPIVVYGTSIAQGGCASRPGMAWTTVLSRKLDYPVVNLAFSGNGPLEKEFVDLIDEIDASLYVFDCLPNMGSLSSEEVIRRTVYGVEKLREKHDVPILIVDHIGYRNDELNELSRETADRMNAASRQAFDSLVELGVKNIYHLHKDSINMPADGCVDNIHPSDLGMQVYADAYEKIIRKILNMPVGKISTTRPVSQRREPYIYEWKERHAGILQNIQLQRPEKVIIGNSITHYWGGEPGRENGSQSWKNRVQPAGYLNLGYGWDRVENVLWRVYHGELDDYRASEVVLMIGTNNLGSVSDEEIVEGLEFLLEQIKIRQPEARIKVVGLLPRRNKESEVTAINRQISKMASLNNYRYLDVGNKLLTKSGKIDESLFLDGLHPNEKGYSLIVNDIIE; this is encoded by the coding sequence ATGAAAAGTATTATTTTTATTGTCAGTCTTTTGTGTGCGGTAGCATTGCCTGCGCAAACCCAATGGCATGATCCGTTGAAAGAAGAGGCGAACGTCATCCAGAACCAGGGTTGGACCCATGAAATCGGAAAAACCTACCAGCGCCTGCCGGACCGCGCAGCAAAGAAGGTGAGAAAACCGGTTTGGAGTTTATCGGAAAACTCAGCCGGGCTGGCGATCCATTTTTACACAAACGCGGAAAAAATTGAAGTGCGGTATGGTGTAACGGGCAGCCATGCCATGCCGCACATGCCGGCTACCGGAAAGTCGGGAGTCGACCTCTATGCGATGGATTCCGATGGCAAATGGCGTGTGGCGACCGACAAGTTCAGTTTCGGCGACACCGTTACCTATACGTTCAATAACCTGTCACAAAGCCGCTACCACAAGCACGGTTTTGAATACCGGCTTTTCCTCCCGCTTTACAATTCGGTGAAATGGATGGAGATTGGAGTCCCCGATTCGGCGGAATTCAAGTTTGTTCCCGTGCTTAGGGAGAAGCCGATAGTGGTTTACGGGACGTCCATCGCGCAAGGCGGATGTGCTTCCCGCCCGGGAATGGCCTGGACCACTGTTTTATCGAGAAAGCTCGATTATCCGGTCGTCAACCTGGCTTTTTCCGGAAATGGCCCGCTGGAAAAGGAATTTGTAGATTTGATTGATGAAATAGACGCATCGCTCTACGTTTTTGATTGTCTTCCCAACATGGGGAGCTTATCATCCGAAGAAGTGATAAGAAGAACCGTTTACGGAGTTGAAAAACTCCGGGAAAAGCACGATGTGCCTATCCTTATCGTGGATCATATCGGGTATAGGAACGATGAACTCAACGAGTTGTCCAGGGAAACGGCAGACCGGATGAATGCGGCATCGCGCCAGGCATTCGATTCGCTGGTTGAGCTGGGTGTGAAGAACATTTACCACCTGCACAAGGACTCCATTAACATGCCTGCGGACGGATGTGTGGATAACATCCATCCCAGTGACCTTGGAATGCAGGTCTACGCCGACGCATACGAGAAAATAATCCGGAAGATACTGAATATGCCTGTCGGAAAAATCAGCACTACCAGGCCTGTAAGCCAGCGAAGGGAACCTTATATTTACGAATGGAAAGAACGGCATGCCGGTATCCTGCAAAACATTCAGTTGCAGCGTCCGGAAAAAGTGATTATCGGAAATTCCATTACCCATTACTGGGGTGGGGAGCCCGGACGGGAGAACGGGAGCCAAAGCTGGAAAAATCGGGTACAGCCTGCCGGGTATTTAAACCTGGGATACGGGTGGGATCGGGTGGAAAATGTGCTTTGGCGCGTGTATCATGGCGAACTCGATGACTACCGGGCCAGTGAAGTGGTTCTGATGATCGGGACCAATAACTTGGGATCAGTTTCTGATGAAGAGATTGTTGAGGGGCTGGAGTTCCTGCTTGAGCAGATAAAGATTCGTCAACCGGAGGCCAGGATAAAAGTCGTCGGATTGCTTCCCCGACGCAATAAGGAGTCAGAAGTGACAGCCATCAACCGGCAGATCTCCAAGATGGCCTCCCTGAACAATTACCGTTACCTGGATGTTGGTAACAAATTATTGACGAAAAGCGGAAAGATAGACGAGAGCCTGTTTCTGGATGGTTTACATCCGAATGAAAAAGGCTATTCGCTGATCGTTAACGATATAATAGAATAG
- a CDS encoding undecaprenyl-diphosphate phosphatase codes for MSILEAIIIAVVEGLTEFLPVSSTGHMIITQALLGIESTPFVKAFTVIIQFGAILSVVLLYWKRFFRLNPVIIFDKSAVTGMGFVQKGWIFLKRFLHKFDFYWKLFIAVVPAGVLGLIFGDQIDSLLENVLVVSVMLVAGGIVMLFVDTWFNRPVENQSISWQRALKIGFFQCIAMIPGVSRSMATIVGGMSTRLDRKNAAEFSFFLAVPTMAAAAGYKLYQLIKDPASAAMLQENIGVLIIGNVVAFVVAIIAIRFFIDFLTRHGFKAFGWYRIIVGVLLIVLLLSGTVSNVA; via the coding sequence ATGAGCATTTTAGAAGCAATTATTATTGCTGTTGTAGAGGGCTTGACAGAGTTTTTGCCCGTTTCTTCGACTGGCCATATGATTATAACTCAGGCGCTGCTTGGGATTGAGAGTACACCGTTTGTAAAAGCATTTACAGTAATTATTCAGTTTGGAGCCATTCTGTCGGTGGTGCTTCTTTACTGGAAACGGTTTTTTAGGCTGAATCCGGTGATAATTTTCGATAAGAGCGCTGTAACAGGAATGGGTTTTGTACAGAAGGGGTGGATATTTCTAAAACGGTTTCTGCATAAGTTCGATTTCTATTGGAAGCTGTTTATCGCCGTTGTTCCGGCAGGAGTGTTGGGATTGATTTTTGGAGACCAGATCGATTCGCTGCTCGAGAATGTTCTTGTTGTGAGCGTGATGCTTGTCGCAGGCGGTATCGTGATGCTTTTTGTGGATACGTGGTTCAATAGACCCGTTGAGAATCAATCGATATCGTGGCAGCGGGCGTTGAAGATCGGTTTCTTTCAGTGTATTGCGATGATTCCGGGTGTTTCCCGGTCGATGGCTACCATTGTGGGAGGTATGAGCACCCGGCTCGACCGGAAAAACGCCGCTGAATTTTCGTTTTTCCTGGCTGTACCTACCATGGCTGCAGCAGCCGGTTACAAGCTGTATCAGCTGATAAAGGATCCTGCCAGTGCAGCAATGTTGCAGGAAAATATAGGGGTGTTGATTATCGGAAACGTGGTTGCTTTTGTGGTTGCCATCATTGCTATTCGGTTTTTTATCGATTTTCTGACCCGACACGGATTTAAGGCATTTGGATGGTACAGAATTATCGTAGGTGTTCTGCTGATCGTGTTGCTGTTATCCGGAACCGTATCAAACGTAGCGTGA
- a CDS encoding S24/S26 family peptidase: protein MESLIVPNEIFFSHILEEIDAHRAVKIPVKGISMLPFIRPPSDQIELSKLNGQSITKGNIVLARTKANSYVVHRIEKVEKELVTLRGDGNPFVREQCDKKHVVAEVTAVYKKGRKIGKGSLKWNLAKKCWFSSPLLRRFFLRIYRKINGSG from the coding sequence ATGGAATCCCTGATTGTCCCGAACGAGATTTTCTTTTCGCATATATTGGAGGAGATCGATGCGCACCGGGCGGTAAAAATTCCGGTAAAGGGAATCAGTATGCTGCCTTTTATCCGTCCGCCGTCGGATCAGATCGAACTGTCGAAATTAAACGGACAATCGATAACGAAAGGGAATATCGTGTTGGCCAGAACGAAAGCGAACAGCTACGTTGTTCACCGGATCGAGAAAGTTGAAAAGGAGTTGGTCACGCTCAGGGGAGACGGCAATCCGTTTGTCCGTGAGCAATGCGACAAGAAACACGTTGTTGCGGAAGTAACGGCTGTTTATAAAAAGGGAAGAAAAATAGGGAAAGGAAGCCTCAAATGGAACCTGGCAAAAAAGTGTTGGTTTTCCAGCCCGTTGTTGCGAAGATTTTTTCTGCGTATCTACAGGAAGATCAACGGGAGCGGATGA
- a CDS encoding permease-like cell division protein FtsX, which yields MSKKKKISTARFVNAKITSTISISLVLVLLGLTILILFMGNGLSKFVKENMSFSVMLDSDVTDAGIQRLRKNLDGQPFVKSSRFISKDEAKEQLIKDLGEDPEELLGYNPAQDAIEVYLHSEYANSDSIAVISQVIRQQNNVRDLLYQQEAIDLINDNLSKVTLILLVLAAVLMFISFTLIRNTIRLSVYSKRFIINTMKLVGANGSFIRRPFILGNILTGIVSGIFADGIIFLVLAYFNKEYAELQSIIGVTDLIVIFVVVILLGILISTVATYFAVNRYLKMKTENLYYV from the coding sequence ATGTCGAAAAAGAAAAAGATATCCACTGCGCGATTTGTAAATGCAAAAATTACGTCCACCATCAGCATTTCGCTGGTGTTGGTCTTGTTAGGCCTGACCATCCTTATTCTGTTTATGGGCAACGGGTTGTCGAAATTCGTAAAAGAGAACATGAGCTTCAGCGTGATGCTTGATAGCGATGTTACCGATGCCGGGATTCAGCGGTTGAGGAAAAACCTGGACGGCCAGCCGTTTGTAAAATCTTCCCGGTTCATTAGCAAGGATGAGGCAAAAGAACAATTGATCAAAGACTTGGGCGAAGATCCCGAAGAGTTGCTGGGGTATAATCCGGCACAGGACGCCATAGAGGTTTATCTCCATTCGGAGTATGCCAACAGCGACAGTATCGCGGTCATCAGTCAGGTGATCCGGCAGCAAAACAATGTTCGGGACTTGCTGTACCAGCAGGAAGCCATCGACCTTATCAACGATAACCTATCGAAGGTTACCCTGATTTTACTTGTTTTAGCGGCTGTTTTAATGTTTATTTCCTTTACGCTGATCCGAAACACCATTCGGTTGAGCGTTTACTCCAAGCGATTTATTATCAATACGATGAAGCTTGTTGGCGCCAACGGGAGTTTTATCCGCCGGCCGTTTATCCTCGGTAATATTCTCACGGGAATCGTTTCGGGAATTTTTGCAGACGGCATCATCTTTCTGGTCCTTGCGTATTTTAACAAAGAATACGCCGAGTTGCAATCCATCATTGGTGTGACGGATCTGATCGTTATTTTTGTTGTCGTCATCTTGCTGGGAATTCTGATTTCGACCGTGGCGACTTATTTTGCGGTGAACCGCTACCTGAAGATGAAAACCGAGAACTTGTATTATGTATAA